TCACTCCATTGAACTGCTGATTGAATTAAGACAATAAAGGAAGTTGTGGAAAAGCCCATTCCTACACCGATTAAAAAAGAACCGAACATGGCCATCAATGGGCCATCATCACTAGATAAAAAGAAAAATACAACTCCTCCGAACATTAAAAATAGGCCGCCTATTACGGATGTCTTACGAAAGCCAATTGATAATATAAGCCTGCCAGCAATCGTTGAGGAAATCGGCCAGCCGATGGACATAGTAGTCAGCGTAAAGCCAGCTACCATCGGCGACTTTTCCATAACGCCTTGTACAAATGCTGGGAGAAAAGAGGAAATACCCATCAATATAATTCCGGTTGTAAAAGATGTTGCGTTAGCTATGAAGATTGACCGGTCTTTCCAAATCGTAAATGGCATCATCGGGTTTATGGCACGCTGCTCTTGAACAATAAAGAGAATAAGAAACAAAACCGATACAGATAAAAGGAAGACTGTCGTTAAGGATGTCCAAGCCCAAGCTACACCACCCTCGACTAAAACAATCATAAGAGAGCTAACGGTCAAAAACAGAAAGAGTGCACCTAAATAATCAATTTCCACTTTTTTCTTTTCAATCTTCTCATGTAGAAAAAATACAAGGCTAACAATTGCCAATAATCCTAAAGGAATATTCATCCAGAAGACGAAGCGCCAGCTAATATATTCGACTAATACTCCCCCTAATACTGGACCAATAATGGCGGAAATCCCCCATACACTAGATAAATATCCTTGAATTTTAGCGCGTTCTTCTTTTGTATAAATATCTCCGATAATGGTTGAAGCGATCGGCATGACAGCGCCTGCACCAAGACCTTGAACAAACCGATAAATAATGAGCATATCCATTGATTGTGCTAAACCACATAAAATGGAACCAATTAAAAATATTATAATTCCAATAATTAAAATTGGCTTTCTCCCAAAAATATCTGAAAGCTTTCCGTAGATTAAAACCGTTACAGCATTCATAAGTAAATACGAAGAAAAAATCCAACTATATTTTGAAAATCCACCGATTTCAGATACGATAGCAGGCATTGCTGTGGCAACAATCGTCGCTTCTACTGCAGCCATAAACATAGCAAGCATCACCGCAGCTAGAACGAATGGACGGTTCGTTCTTTTTTTCATAAGCCATTCATTCTCTTTTGAAGACATTACATTTCCCAAGTTTTAACCTCCTTTTTCATGTCAATACGATTTTTATGTAAATGAAAAACGCCCGAGAAGGCGCATCAAAAAATCGATATATTTCACATTTTTTCTATTTGTTCATCAACGTATGTCGTTTAGTAGAATGTGGATCGACTCGTTTGATTTTATTTATTCATTTTTCGTAAATGTTGATGTAAATGTTTTAAAATCACACGACGGGTAAAAATCCCTTCTAATACACCGTCATCATCTGTTACGCATACGAATGAATGATTAATCACAAGCTTCAAAGCTTTCATCACTTGGTCGGTTTTTAAAAGTCTAGGAATATCTTTATTCATCACTTCTTCTACTTTCATTCCTTCAAGCCTTTCAAATTCAATGCGTTCTAATCCTAATATCGAATCCATGATTAAATTTGTGCTGATTAATCCGTGTAAACGAAAAAACGGATCTAAAACCGGTATAGCTGTATATCCCGTTTTCGTTAAAACTAATAAAGCGTGTTCTAAATTATTGCCAATTTGCACATGAGCTACTTTATCTGCCGGAATAATGATATCCATAATGGATGTTTCTAAAAATTTTTCCGAATGAATACTAAACATGGTTCTTCTACCTCTCAATGTTTAAAATCAAATTATTTAAACGTTTATTTTTAGAACATAATGGACTACATTAATGATAACATATATCCAAAAATTTGATGATATCGAAACGAAATATCTTTATGTGAAATAAAGTATGTAATAACAACAATGAGAGTTCTAAAAAGTAAAGGCTCTTTTCTAAAAGATTGTTGCTTTACACAAGTGTTGATTATCCATTATTTTACTTAAACATACAGAATCGTATGGCTGAACACATGCTTTTCTGCCACATCCCTCGAACAAGAACGCAAGCGGGCAAATGAATTTGCCTGCAAAGCGTTCATTGTTCGAGAAGGGCATGCGTATTGCATGCCCAGTCGGCAAGTGATTCGCTTGCCGACTCCGGCAGAAAAGCTAGAAATAGAGCCATCTCAACTGGTTATTATCGGTTAATCAACACGCCTGGTTGCTTTACAATCTTAGCTTTTCAACTGTCTAGGAAAGCGACACGCTTCCTATGTCACACTTTAGTGTGAAGTGAACCGAACAAAAGGCGATGGTCGGACAATCTTATCCACTTTTTACCTGCTTTTACCCATTTTTTATTTTACAAAAAAGTTCGAAAAGTCGTACAATAAAAGCTGGGGAGGGATTATGATGACGGATGTATATCAATTATCAAATCGGTTGTATATCATCGACACGTATGATTTAAAGCGAAAGGGACGCACAGCTTCTTATGTACTAAAAGAGGATGAGTTAACGATTATAGAAACTTCAGCTAGTCCATCTGTACCACATCTATTAAATGGGTTAAGCGAGCTTGGGCTATCGCCTGATGACATTAAAAATATTATCGTTACCCATATCCATCTCGACCATGCTGGCGGGGCAGGGCTGTTATTAAAGCATTGTCCAAATGCAAAAGTAATTGTTCACCCTAAAGGAGCTAAGCATTTAGCTGATCCTTCACGGCTCATTAAAGGAGCAAAAGCCGTCTACGGGGAAAAATTTGAACAGCTTTTTGATCCGATTCTACCCATTCCAGAGGATCGAATGGTGATCAAACATCACGGAGAAACGTTAAAATTAAGCGACTCTTGTACATTAACCTTTTATGACACTCCTGGACATTCAAGACACCACTTCAGTATATACGATTCCAAAAGTAAGGGAATTTTTTCGGGTGATACATTAGGTATTTATTATAATGAGCTGAAGAAGGAGAAAATTGATTTCATTTTACCTTCTACATCACCAAACCAATTTGACCCTGATGAAATGCTGCAATCAACCTCTTTTATTGAAAACCTAGACGTAAAAGAAATTTATTTTAGCCATTTTGGAGTATGTCACGATCCAGAAACGGTATATTCGTCTATTCGCAAGTGGATGCCAATCTTTTTGCAGGCTGGAGAAGCTGGTTTTCAGTCTATAACAAATAATGACTTCAATGCAGCGGTTCAAGCTGTCGAAAAGGAGCTTAAAAATCGAATTTCTACATATTTGACAAATATCGGTGTTCCAGAAAACCATAAAGTGTATGAAATTTTATCAGTTGATTGTCAAGTTTGTGCAATGGGGTTAGTCGATTATTTGACAAAAAAGAAATAAAAAATTAGTAAAAAATTCAAAAATATAGTTAAAACCTCGGCATCGATCATAAGCCGAGGTTTTACTAACAAAGGGGGAGCGGGGGTATTGATTTAGCGAGATTACACTTATAATGATAATGATTATCAATTTCATTGTCAATAATAATTTTGCGAAAAAATATACGATTTTACTGTCCAATAAGTTGGGAGAAAAGGAATCAATGGAATTTTCAATTTTTCCTCCGTTTGCATGTATCTCCCATCATAGTTCTTTTCATTTTGAACAGAATTTACTGATTGGTTCGCCATTTTTCGTTCATTGTTCTTTTGGATAGTTTGTCTTTCATGCATGTTTTGTCCCTTTTCGTTTTGAAGCGGTAGTTGTCCTTCCAGATTATTCAGTTCGTCGTGTGGAATATGCGGTTGTTGTTCCGAAAATTGAATTTGATGTATTTTCCATTTTCCATCTTCTTTTTTAAAATAAACAGCTTCGTAGTGATCTTCATAAGAGACAGGACCTTCGGATGATTTTGGGAAAAATTGATAGATTAATCGAGTTGTTTCATTCAATTGAAAAGTAAATGGTTTGTTATAATCAAAAAATGGAACTACATTATTATTAGGGGCATCTGTTGCATATACGAAGTAGCCGCTCTTTCCTTTCTCGACGTTTTCATGGATGAAGGATTGACGGAAGGTGTAAGTAAAATAAGGTGTTAATATATACATTATCTCAGATAGAGACCTTTCTTTTTCGGTAAGTGAAACTTGGGCTGCAAATGCATCTTGTAAAAACCAAATCGTTTCTTCTTTCATCAATTCCTTCTCTTCAATTGCAGCTACATTTAGCGGGACTTGTCCAAACAAAATCGCCACAATGATCATAGCAAATAAACTCGTTCGCACTGGATCACCTCCTTAATTTAACTTTCTTATGTTTATTGTACCGTTGTGGTCATGGTTATGACGGAAAACAATTCGTAAAATCCTAGCAAATTTCAACATGCATGAAATGTTCATGTCGAATTTTTCGTAGAGGAAAAATGAATGCAGCGACCCTTTTAGAAGAAAAAGCAGCTATTTTACGAACAGTATTGATTGAGACTTACATACGTTTGAATGTACAAAAAAGAGGCTGTGATAAAGTGTTAAAACCTCCTACTATTTATAGTGAAATGGGTCAAACACTTATGAGACAGCCTCATTTGGACTTTAAATATGCGATGATCACGACCTTTTATCAGGCGTGTTGATTAACCAATAAAAACCAGTTGAGATGGCTCTATTTCTAGCTTTTCTGCCGGAGTCGGCAAGCGAATCGCTTGCCGACTCCGGCAGAAAAGCATGTGTTCAGCCATACGATTCTGTATCTTTAAGTCAAATAATGGATAATCAATACTAGTGACCTTTTATATTATTTTACATGAGGCGAAATAAAGTTTACCATTCAGTAAGATAAACATAAATTAAGTAAAACAACAAAATTCCTATAAAAATCATATAGGCCAGAAAAATTGGATTACGTAAATATGGCCGTTCATCCACTTTTTCATTGATTTTTGTATCATACTTACTTTGTCTTGCGTCAACTAGCTTGCCTGTCCATATCGTATAAACGAGTCCGATCACTAATATGATTAAAGCAATAATCCCTAAAATAAAATTCATATACTGCATCTATATAACCACCTTTTTTCTATAGCGTTTGAAAAAAGGTGGTGATCTATACATTTGTTATAGTAAACCATCCTGCTCAAATAAATAAGAATAAGGCAAGTCAATAAACAAGTAATGGCGTTCATTCAGTGGGTACGAAAATGTTCGTATCGTTTCCCCTGTTTCAATATCACTATATAAGTCGCTAAAAAACCCTTTTTTATTGACACGCATTCTCATAATATTCTCCAAAAAATAAGGGCGCCAGCTCCAATTTTTCATATAATACTCGGGCTGGAACACCCAGCCATTTTCTTTTTTAAAAATATTACCTGATTGCTGAAACCCATTTTCATCACAAACATAAATGCGAAAGCTGCAGTGTGACAAATCTTCAGCTAAAAGAGTAATGAATTCATTATAATCCTTCGTCGACTTTTTATATTTATTGATCAGGTGTTGAATTAATGTGTGAAACTCCTCTGACTTTTCATATAAAATTTCAAGCTTTTTCTTTTCATAATAGATAAAATGTTGAAACTCATCTTTTAATCGTTCTTTTAAAAAATCCCTGTCAATAAATGTACGTGATGGGTGGTGTAAATAAAAGCCTTGATAATACCTTCCCCCATTTTTCCAAGCATGCTTAAGCTGAAAGTTTGCTTCAATGTCTTCATATAAAAGAGTTGCGCCAATTTTTCGAGCAAGTAAAGAAATGGAATATAAAACGTCCAAATAGGTTTGACTTGGGGTTGCTTTTTTCAACGGCTGTAAATCAATTTTTAAAATATTTGGTGATAATAGTCCAATTCGATCTAAATTGCTGCTTTCCTTGCCAATATTATCAACAGCTATTTTAATTCCATATGTTCGATAGTAAGTAAGTAGATGTTTCAACTGTTCAATATCGCCTGTAAAGTTATGCTCTGTGATTTCAATGACGACTCGTTCTAAATCGAGCTCTTTTTCTTTTTCATTTAGTAATATATTTAATAAGCTTTCACCATTATCAATCATTAGTAAATTAGGATCACGATTTATAAATATGAGAATATCTTCATCGAGTTGTTTTATTTCTTTTATAGCTTTTTTTACTATATAATCATCGACTTCGATGCGATATTCTTCTGGAACGGACTCATCTTGAAAAAAAGATCCTAAGCTGTTCCATTCCCCTTTGAATTTTATTCTTCCAAGCACCTCATAGCCAATCACTTTTTGTTCATCAGCACTAAATATAGCTTGATAAAATGGTTCTACTCGTTCTAAATTTGTTAAAATGTCTAATGGATCCATGAATATCCCCTCACAATTATAACTACCTTACTGTTTAATTATACCATATTTTCATAGCATTACTTGAAAGAAACCTACCCTTTAATCCTTATAAATTGCCTCTTTTCTAAAAGATTGTTGCATTACTATACGATAACTTATCGACTGTCAGGCAAGCGGTACGCTTGCTATGTCACGCTATAGCGTAAGTCGAAAAACAATAAATTTACGAAAACAACGTATAAATATTTTATCACTAATTATCTGTATTTTCTTACTATTTTTATTACCACAAAGTTTTTTGATCAATGTTATAATATAAAAATAAGTCACGGCAGGAATGGTTGAGATCAATGAAAGGTATTTCACGACGACACTTTTTAAAAGGCTTTTTAGGCATACTTTTGACGAGTATAGGAGGTACGGTTGGAGGCTATAGCTATGCTAAATACATTGAGCCTAGACGGCTTGCGATTTCGAAACAGACGGTCGAACATGAACAAATACCAGCGAGTTTTCATGAAGTGACAATCGTTCAATTTAGCGATACACATTTAAGTGATTTTTTTACAATTGAACAGTTTAAAAATGTGATTGATACGATTAATTCATTAAAGCCACATATGATCGTTTTTACGGGAGACTTAATTGATGAACCTAATCGCTATTCACACATAAACGAAATCATCCCTTTATTAAAAAAATTGAACGCACCATTAGGCAAATTCGCAATATATGGAAACCACGATCATGGTGGATACGGAACGAATATTTACCGAAACATTCTCGAACTGTCTAATTTTCATTTGTTAAGGAATGAGACGAAAAAAATCACCTTAATGGATGGCAGCTATATTTATATTGCTGGTATCGATGATTTAATGCTTGGAAGGCCTAATTGGAATGGAACATTACAAAACATGGAAGAAAATGCTTTTTCCATTTTACTCGTACATGAACCAGATGCCGTCAATCGTACACAACAATTTTCAATAAATCTTCAGCTCTCTGGTCATTCACATGGTGGCCAAATTAAGCTTCCATTCATCGGTGCACTTTACACACCACCCTATGCAGAACAATATTATGAAGGTCTTTATCAAGTTGGGAAGACAACTCTTTATGTTAATAGAGGATTAGGGACCACAAGGGTGCCTTACCGTTTTTTATCCGTTCCAGAAATAACGTTATTTACTTTAAAATCGAAATAAATACGAACTAGCCCCTTCACAAATACCGTAAAGGGGCTGGCCATTTATTCGTTCTTTTAAAGTTTCTCCTTCTTCCGGACATAATTTTCGCTTTCTTCCCTTCATTTATGAAGCTTCATCATTACTCTTCATCATCACGAACCTTGTAGGCCATATTAAATAAAATAAGCTGTGAATCAATTTCCGGCTCATTTGCTGCACGTTGTACGTAGTGATAATCCCCGCGTTCATCCTGCTCGCGTGCTTTAACATTATCAGCTAGTAAAATATCAAGAATGTCATTCAGTCTCTTTTTTAATTGTCCATCATAGATTGGAAATAATATTTCCACACGTCTTTCCATATTGCGAGTCATCATATCAGCTGAGGAAAGAAATATTTTTTTCTCCCCATTATGATTGAATAAATAGATGCGGCTATGCTCTAGGAATCGACCGACAATACTTCGAACGGCAATATTTTCGCTTACTCCTTTAATACCAGGACGTAAACAGCAAATACCGCGAACGATTAAGTCAATTTTGACGCCTGCACATGATGCTTCATATAATTTCATCATTAATTCTTTATCTGTCAACGAATTCATTTTAGCAATAATCCGACCATTTCCGTATTGTTTTTGAAATTGAATTTCTTGGTTAATGAGCTCGATGAATTTACTTCGAATATCAAATGGAGATACTGAGAGATGATGAAAGGTCGGCTTTTCGGTATATCCGCTTAAGTAGTTAAAAAAGTTCGTTGCATCAATAGCAAATTTCTGTTTGGAAGTGATGAGTCCGATATCTGTATAGATCTTTGCTGTTTGATCGTTGTAGTTTCCTGTTCCTAAATGGACAAAACGCTCAATTTTACCATTTTTTCGCCGGACAACAAGTGTAATTTTACTATGTGTTTTCAAATAAGTCATTCCATAAATGACGTGACAGCCCGCTTTCTCTAACTCCTTTGCCCACTGTACGTTGTTTTCTTCATCAAACCGCGCTTTTAATTCAACTAATACCGTTACTTGCTTCCCGTTTTCAGCCGCTCGCTTTAACGCTTCAATAATCGGTGAATCCCCGCTGACTCTGTATAAGGTTTGTTTGATTGCTAGTACATCCGGGTCATCGGCCGCATCTGACACAAAATCGACAACAGGTTCAAATGATTCATATGGATGGTGCAACAAAATATCTCTTTCTTTTGCCACCTCAAATAGGTCTTCATCTGAACCAATATCCTTCGGAGGCTGTGGTATTAACGTTTCGTAAACTAAATGTTCATGAGTCGGTTTTAATATTTTATAAAAAGAAAATAAAAACGTTAAATCAAGCGGACCGTCAATTTCGTAAACATCCTTTTCATGAATTTCTAGCTCTTGTAATAAATACTTTAAAATCCGATGATCTCGTCCGAACTTTTTAATTTCTAAACGTACAGCCGCTCCCCACTTTCGTTTCTTTAATTCCTTTTCAATTTCCTTTAATAAATCTCTTGCTCCTTCTTCATGAATCGTTAAATCCGCATTTCGTGTAATCCGAAACTCCGTAACTGATACAACTTTATAACCGAGAAATAGCTTGTAAATAAAATGACTAATGACATCCTCTAGCATGATAAAGTTCCGATTTCCCTGTTCCCCTTCTACCTCGATCAAGCGATCTAAAACGGCTGGGACTTGGACGATGGCTGTTTTAATGCGATTTTCATCCGTTTCGCAGCTGTCTTCAAGCAAAATGGCGAGGTTTAAGCTTTTGTTTAGAAGCATTGGAAACGGGCGATATGCATCGACTGCCATTGGTGTTAAGACAGGGAAAATATGCTCATCAAAATATTTTTCTAGCTGAAGTAGTTGCTTGTTTGTTAAATCTTGAATGGTTAAAAAGAAAATGTTCTCCTGCTCCAATTGTGGAACAATTTTATGATTAAAAATGTGATATTGATGTTCGACTAATTGATGGTTTTTTTTCGCTATTTGCGACAATTGCTCTTTCGGTGTTAAGCCTGCTTTATTTTCCGGCTTGTTAAAACCTGCTTTCACTTGATCTTTTAATCCAGCAACACGGACCATAAAAAATTCATCGAGATTGGAGCTGAAAATGGCTAAAAATTTCATCCGTTCAAGCAACGGATTACGTTCATCCTCTGCCTCCTCTAACACTCGTTTATTAAAAGCAAGCCAGCTTAGTTCGCGATTATTGTAGTACTTTGGATTGCTTAAATCCCTTTCTCTATTTTTATTTTCTGTCATCGTCATCATTTTCACCTTCTTGCATCATCACTTAATCGTTCTAATTAAAAATTAGCATAAAAAGAAAGCCTATGAAAGGCTCCTTTATATTAGCTGCATCATTTTTGTGTTTATTGGCAAAAAATGCAACTTCACTTCTCGTTTTAACACTTTTATTAAGTGCTTTTTTTGTTTTTCAACTTGATACTGTTCCGGCTGCCAATTTTGATTACAGTAAATATTCACGTGGATCGTTCCCTTTTCATCTACTTTTACATGAATGTTTTCGACAATATCCCGTTTCGTTGCATTCAAATGATAGGCAAACTTGATTAAAGCCCCTAAAAAACGAAGCTTCCGCTGCTCCTCCTTTGAAAACCATTGCTGAAAAGGTTCTACATATTGTTTAAATAAAGAGGAATTTTTAAATGATGCAATCAAGGCAAGCTCTACTTGTTCTTTATGAAACATCCCGTCAATCGTGCGATTAGCTAACAAATAAAACGTATGCTGACTACTCGATTCAGGGTCAATATATTGACCTAGGTTATAAAAAAGGGCTCCAGTTCGAAGCAATTGAACATCAACGTCTGTCCATTCTCCAATTTGTTGGTCCTTCAATTGTCGAAACAACATATATACAATGTTCGTTACTTGAAACGCATGTTTTAAATCGACTTCATAATCAATCGCCAACTGCTGAAAGCTTTCTTCCACAACATTCGTAAAAATCGGTGACCCAATATCTTTCAATAATTCTTCATAAAAAATGCCATCTCTTAAACCTTTTCTACTTAATATAAATGCTGTCGCTTCAACAGTTTCATATAACTGTAAAAACACTTCAATAGCGGGGATGATAATATCTGCTCGGTCTTTTGAAAGACCTTCAACTTGCTTTAGCTTATCAAAAGAAAGAGAGGTCAAATAATTTTTTACATTTACAATATCTTTTAAATCCATTTGATATTGATGAAGGTTTTTCAATGGATACTGTTTGCGTGCTTGATCCATTTGTACTAAATTGCGCGCACTACCTCCAATAGCGATAATCGGTAGTTTCTTTCCTTTTAACCATGGGAGCTTAGCAAACTGTTTTTGTAAAAACTGCTTAAGTGCTTTTAATTCCGTTTCTGTTGGTGTATTCCCTTTTACAAATTGTTTTTTTAAAGAAAGAACACCGAAAGGAAAACTGTGGAAATGTTTCAAATTCCGGTTTTGAAAGTAAGTAATTTCTGTGCTTCCCCCACCGATATCAATCGTAAATCCATCATGGATGGATGTTGAATTCACGACTGCCAAAAAACCGTAATAAGCTTCCTCGTATTCGGATAGGATGCGAATTTGAAAGTCTGTTTCTTTTTGCACAATTTGAATGATTTCTTTTTGGTTAATCGCTTGACGAATCGTCGCTGTCGCTACACATTTAACGTTTCGTAATTGATGAAAACGGGTTACCTCTTGAAACGATTTTAATGTATCGATAAGAACATTTATTCCATCCTCACTTAATTCCCCATTTTCGAGCAAAAAGTTGCGAAGTCTCGCCACTGCCTTTACATTTTCAATTTCTTTTAACCTACCGCTTTTATCTTGTTGATAAATAACTAAACGTATTGTATTTGAACCAATATCCACAATTCCGTATTTACCTTTCAAAGCTTCAACACCCTTAAACATAAATTTTCTAACAGAACGTATTCATCAACAAATCATACACTGAAATGGAAAGGAGAAATGGCTAATGATACATCTTGTTAAAAGTGGAGAAACATTTGCAGAAATAGCGATGAATTATCGCCTAAGTTTACAGTCATTATTGCAAGCGAATCCAACTATTCGTCCTGATCAGATTAAACCTGGACAGCCAGTCTATATTCCAGGCCTGCCAAATCCTCAATCCATCCCATACAAAGTTGACGTATCCATACAAGAGAGAAAATTGCGTTTATATAAACATAACATACTCATCAAAACATATCCAATTGCAGTTGGAGCGATTTTGTCCCAAACCCCAGTTGGCCAATACGTTATTGTCAATCGTGCCCCAAATCCAGGTGGACCTTTTGGAGCGATGTGGCTAAGCTTATCCAAACTTCATTATGGAATACATGGAACGAATAATCCGTCTTCGATCGGAAAAGCCGTTTCAAAGGGCTGTATTCGCATGTTTAATCAAGATGTTTTAGAGCTTTCCTCTATGGTTCCTAATGGAACAGAAGTTTTCATTCATCCTTAACACAATCGATCGAATCTATGATATATTGTAAGAGGTTTAAAGTATTTTCACGAAAATTCATACGTTTAAGGGGCATTTTATAATGGACATCTTTCAAAACCGCAATTTTGTTAAGCTTTTTTTTGCTGCACTTTCTTCACAAATGGGGACAACCATTGGAAATATGGCCTTTGCTTTTTATTTGCTCGATCATTTTAGTGAGCAGCCTTATTATGCAACATTGGCCGAACTGATGTATTCATTGCCAACGATTTTTGTCTTTTTTCTTGTTGGAGTTGTAGCAGATCGACTCGATCGAAAAAAAGTTGCTGAAAATTGTGATTGGATTCGTGCCATATTAACCATTTTCTTTTTTTTCGCCTTGTTCACAAATTCTTTACCGCTTATGTTTCTTATTTTATTTTTGCGAAGCGCTGTGACAAAGTTCTTTTTCCCCGCTGAAACGAGTTTAGTACAAGGGATTTTGCGAAAAGATCAATTTGCCACAGCAGCTGGGCTTAACCAAATGCTATTTAGTATGTTTATGGTCTTTGGAGTAGGATTAGGTGCTCTAACGTATAACTGGATTGGCATCCATGGTGCGATATTCATTGATGCGGTCAGTTTTATCATATCAGCATTACTCATTCGTGCATGTAACATTCCCCAAGCAGCACGACTACCAAATGGCCGTCCAAAGTGGAAAGATTTAAACATGAAATCAACACTCACTGATTTTAAAGTAGGGATTCAATATATCATTCGCAACCGGCTGCTTTCATTGATTATTTTTGGATTTTTCGTGTTCGGCTTTATTCAAGGCAGCTTCGCTGTTTTACCAATCTTTACAATGAAATATGAATTAGCTCCCGCTCATTATGAAGCTTATGCATCCTATTTTGCAATTAGTTTAGGTGTCGGACTTTTATTCGGAAGTGTCATTTCAACCTGGTTGGCCAACAAAATGAATTCATATGTTCTATTTATTTTTCCAATTTTAATGACAAGTATTTTAGTGCTTTTATTAGGGTTAACAAGTAATGCTTGGACCTTTTTCATTTTATCTTTTTTTATCGGAATGTGTATCGGCCCTGTTAATGTTGTCATCGGTGATTGGATGCCAAAAATTGTTCAGCCGAATTTTATGGGACGTGTAAGCGGCTGGATTGATCCAATTATGATGTTTTCTCAATCATTAACTCTTGGTTGCATTACTGTATTATTTCCGAAGGTCGTTTCAAATGTGGATCTGATTTATTATGGGATAGCTGCGGTTATTTTAGCTGTTTTTATTTTTTATGCGGTACTACTACCGAAAAAAGAGGCAGAGGTGTACACTTTTTCTACGCAAAAGAACAAAGAAGTATATAAAGCGAATTAACCTAAAACTTATTTTATGAAACGGTACAAGCTCTTCATAAACTGGATCTTTTTTAACAAACGATTTATTTTTTGCTGCGAACTTATACTAACTTAACATACGACAAATAAAAAGGATGTGTAATTTGGTTGCATTTTCTATTTATGAAAGTATAATTTACTTAAGAAACTATTAAAGATATTATTAAAAGGAGAATAAATATGGACGATAGCAACCAATGTCATTCAAATGACGCAGCAGTTGATAAAATTGCCCGAGCCATTTATATTGTCAATCGCCACGCTAAAACGGCAC
This genomic interval from Bacillus alveayuensis contains the following:
- a CDS encoding glucose uptake protein GlcU (product_source=COG4975; cath_funfam=1.20.1560.10; cog=COG4975; superfamily=103473; transmembrane_helix_parts=Inside_1_4,TMhelix_5_27,Outside_28_53,TMhelix_54_76,Inside_77_78); this translates as MQYMNFILGIIALIILVIGLVYTIWTGKLVDARQSKYDTKINEKVDERPYLRNPIFLAYMIFIGILLFYLIYVYLTEW
- a CDS encoding EAL domain-containing protein (putative c-di-GMP-specific phosphodiesterase class I) (product_source=COG2200; cath_funfam=3.20.20.450,3.30.450.20; cog=COG2200; pfam=PF00563,PF10388; smart=SM00052; superfamily=103190,141868), which translates into the protein MDPLDILTNLERVEPFYQAIFSADEQKVIGYEVLGRIKFKGEWNSLGSFFQDESVPEEYRIEVDDYIVKKAIKEIKQLDEDILIFINRDPNLLMIDNGESLLNILLNEKEKELDLERVVIEITEHNFTGDIEQLKHLLTYYRTYGIKIAVDNIGKESSNLDRIGLLSPNILKIDLQPLKKATPSQTYLDVLYSISLLARKIGATLLYEDIEANFQLKHAWKNGGRYYQGFYLHHPSRTFIDRDFLKERLKDEFQHFIYYEKKKLEILYEKSEEFHTLIQHLINKYKKSTKDYNEFITLLAEDLSHCSFRIYVCDENGFQQSGNIFKKENGWVFQPEYYMKNWSWRPYFLENIMRMRVNKKGFFSDLYSDIETGETIRTFSYPLNERHYLFIDLPYSYLFEQDGLL
- a CDS encoding putative MPP superfamily phosphohydrolase (product_source=COG1408; cath_funfam=3.60.21.10; cog=COG1408; ko=KO:K07098; pfam=PF00149; superfamily=56300; transmembrane_helix_parts=Inside_1_8,TMhelix_9_31,Outside_32_285), with the protein product MKGISRRHFLKGFLGILLTSIGGTVGGYSYAKYIEPRRLAISKQTVEHEQIPASFHEVTIVQFSDTHLSDFFTIEQFKNVIDTINSLKPHMIVFTGDLIDEPNRYSHINEIIPLLKKLNAPLGKFAIYGNHDHGGYGTNIYRNILELSNFHLLRNETKKITLMDGSYIYIAGIDDLMLGRPNWNGTLQNMEENAFSILLVHEPDAVNRTQQFSINLQLSGHSHGGQIKLPFIGALYTPPYAEQYYEGLYQVGKTTLYVNRGLGTTRVPYRFLSVPEITLFTLKSK
- a CDS encoding polyphosphate kinase (product_source=KO:K00937; cath_funfam=3.30.1840.10,3.30.870.10; cog=COG0855; ko=KO:K00937; pfam=PF02503,PF13089,PF13090; superfamily=140356,143724,56024; tigrfam=TIGR03705), with the translated sequence MTMTENKNRERDLSNPKYYNNRELSWLAFNKRVLEEAEDERNPLLERMKFLAIFSSNLDEFFMVRVAGLKDQVKAGFNKPENKAGLTPKEQLSQIAKKNHQLVEHQYHIFNHKIVPQLEQENIFFLTIQDLTNKQLLQLEKYFDEHIFPVLTPMAVDAYRPFPMLLNKSLNLAILLEDSCETDENRIKTAIVQVPAVLDRLIEVEGEQGNRNFIMLEDVISHFIYKLFLGYKVVSVTEFRITRNADLTIHEEGARDLLKEIEKELKKRKWGAAVRLEIKKFGRDHRILKYLLQELEIHEKDVYEIDGPLDLTFLFSFYKILKPTHEHLVYETLIPQPPKDIGSDEDLFEVAKERDILLHHPYESFEPVVDFVSDAADDPDVLAIKQTLYRVSGDSPIIEALKRAAENGKQVTVLVELKARFDEENNVQWAKELEKAGCHVIYGMTYLKTHSKITLVVRRKNGKIERFVHLGTGNYNDQTAKIYTDIGLITSKQKFAIDATNFFNYLSGYTEKPTFHHLSVSPFDIRSKFIELINQEIQFQKQYGNGRIIAKMNSLTDKELMMKLYEASCAGVKIDLIVRGICCLRPGIKGVSENIAVRSIVGRFLEHSRIYLFNHNGEKKIFLSSADMMTRNMERRVEILFPIYDGQLKKRLNDILDILLADNVKAREQDERGDYHYVQRAANEPEIDSQLILFNMAYKVRDDEE